A genomic segment from Halomonas sp. GD1P12 encodes:
- a CDS encoding DUF3524 domain-containing protein: MRVLLLSAYEAVSHRYWADQLTARLDDIEWVRLSLTPRHFAWRIRGNPLSWWLREHATLSQAFDVVLATSMVDLATLIGLFPHLGQARKIVYFHENQFAYPSSSAQRPPVEAMMVNLYSALAADEVAFNTAFNRDSFIDGAKAFLKKMPDKLPVAAPLEALRRRARVLPVPLEARPCKVASGSSINRIIWNHRWEYDKNPQDFFEVLFQLSQAGVSFELAVVGQRFRDAPAVFDEARERLGAHIHCWGPLEYQQYQALLDEGGIVVSTAWHEFQGLAIMEAAQRGARPLVPARLCFPELYPAAFCYDGTRDGLFERLKGWLEVPESRPPTLDLQTFEWPQWQARYRELIVGK, translated from the coding sequence ATGCGGGTACTGCTACTCTCGGCGTACGAGGCGGTTAGCCACCGCTACTGGGCGGATCAGTTGACGGCGCGGCTGGACGATATCGAGTGGGTGCGGCTAAGCCTTACGCCGCGTCATTTCGCGTGGCGTATTCGCGGCAATCCGCTGAGCTGGTGGCTCAGGGAGCACGCCACCTTGAGTCAGGCGTTTGACGTCGTACTCGCTACCTCGATGGTGGACCTGGCCACGCTCATCGGGCTTTTTCCGCACCTGGGGCAGGCGCGCAAGATCGTCTACTTTCACGAAAACCAGTTTGCCTATCCGAGTTCGAGCGCGCAGCGCCCGCCCGTCGAGGCGATGATGGTCAATCTCTACTCGGCGCTGGCCGCCGACGAGGTCGCGTTCAACACCGCCTTCAATCGTGATTCCTTCATCGACGGCGCGAAGGCGTTTCTAAAAAAGATGCCGGACAAACTCCCCGTTGCCGCGCCGCTGGAGGCGCTACGGCGTCGCGCACGTGTTCTCCCGGTACCGCTCGAGGCACGTCCATGCAAGGTCGCTTCAGGTTCGTCTATCAATCGAATCATCTGGAACCACCGCTGGGAGTACGACAAGAACCCGCAGGACTTTTTTGAGGTGCTGTTCCAACTAAGCCAGGCAGGCGTCTCGTTTGAACTTGCCGTGGTGGGGCAGCGTTTTCGCGACGCCCCGGCGGTTTTTGATGAGGCCAGGGAGCGCCTTGGCGCGCATATCCACTGCTGGGGGCCGCTCGAATACCAACAATACCAGGCGCTTTTGGACGAAGGCGGCATCGTGGTATCGACCGCCTGGCACGAGTTTCAGGGGCTTGCCATCATGGAGGCCGCCCAGCGCGGCGCTCGCCCGCTGGTCCCCGCGCGGCTCTGCTTTCCCGAACTCTACCCGGCGGCGTTTTGTTACGACGGTACACGCGACGGACTTTTCGAGCGCCTGAAGGGGTGGCTGGAGGTTCCGGAAAGCCGACCACCAACGCTCGACCTTCAGACGTTCGAGTGGCCGCAGTGGCAGGCGCGCTACCGCGAATTAATTGTGGGGAAATGA
- the nth gene encoding endonuclease III → MNAQKRAEIFSRLQAENPHPTTELNWSTPFELLTAVLLSAQATDVGVNKAMAKLFPIANTPPQILALGLEGLKEHIKTIGLYNTKAQNLMKTCQLLVERHQGEVPKSREALEALPGVGRKTANVILNTAFGEPTIAVDTHIFRVSNRTGIARGKNVLEVEQKLERHVPRTFKQDAHHWLILHGRYTCIARKPRCGSCLIEDLCEYKEKTEL, encoded by the coding sequence ATGAATGCTCAAAAACGTGCCGAGATCTTCTCCCGGCTTCAGGCGGAAAACCCGCACCCGACCACCGAGCTCAACTGGAGCACGCCCTTCGAGCTTCTGACCGCCGTGCTCCTGTCGGCCCAAGCGACCGACGTTGGCGTCAACAAGGCGATGGCCAAACTCTTCCCCATCGCCAACACGCCACCGCAAATTCTGGCGCTTGGATTGGAAGGACTCAAAGAGCACATCAAGACCATCGGCCTTTACAACACCAAGGCGCAGAATCTGATGAAAACCTGTCAGTTGCTCGTTGAGCGCCATCAGGGCGAGGTGCCCAAAAGCCGCGAGGCGCTGGAGGCGCTGCCCGGCGTCGGGCGCAAGACCGCCAACGTGATCCTCAACACCGCCTTCGGCGAGCCGACCATCGCGGTGGACACGCATATCTTTCGCGTCTCCAACCGCACCGGCATCGCCAGGGGCAAGAACGTGCTGGAAGTGGAGCAAAAGCTCGAGCGCCACGTGCCCCGCACGTTCAAGCAGGACGCTCACCACTGGCTGATTCTGCACGGCCGCTACACCTGTATCGCCCGCAAGCCGCGCTGCGGCAGCTGCCTCATCGAGGATCTGTGCGAATACAAGGAGAAAACCGAGCTCTGA
- a CDS encoding RnfABCDGE type electron transport complex subunit B — MLATQLIDAIDAELPQTQCTKCGHDGCRPYAEAIVQGEAINRCPPGGDETLKRLAGLTGRPVIALAEPPQPPLLAVIREAECIGCTKCIQACPVDAILGAAKQMHTVIESECTGCELCVAPCPVDCIDLVPHPQWQAASTPGAQTDYLEQRALKGRSRFIARNQRLAAEAEAKAQRRAKRHAASPPAVAAPQAPELSPSALRASRARQAAALKRLERKLAAEQDDAQRQVVADQLAAQRQKLDELDTTLERLSGVAPATTTEPNATRRHQKRLALKAAEQSLRHVRQQLAHAKRQQDSAAVRQVEEQLDKAQQVVDSARAALDSETTP, encoded by the coding sequence GTGCTCGCCACGCAGTTAATCGATGCCATCGACGCCGAGCTTCCGCAAACCCAGTGCACCAAGTGCGGACATGACGGCTGTCGCCCCTACGCCGAGGCGATTGTCCAGGGCGAAGCCATTAACCGCTGCCCGCCCGGCGGCGATGAAACGCTCAAGCGGCTGGCCGGGCTGACCGGTCGCCCGGTCATTGCGCTGGCCGAGCCGCCCCAGCCCCCGCTGCTGGCGGTGATTCGCGAGGCCGAGTGTATCGGCTGCACCAAGTGCATCCAGGCCTGCCCGGTGGATGCCATTCTCGGCGCGGCCAAACAGATGCATACCGTGATCGAGAGCGAATGCACCGGCTGCGAGCTGTGCGTCGCGCCCTGCCCGGTCGACTGCATCGACCTGGTACCCCACCCGCAGTGGCAGGCGGCGTCCACGCCCGGCGCGCAAACCGATTACCTGGAGCAGCGCGCCCTCAAGGGGCGCTCGCGCTTTATTGCGCGCAACCAGCGCCTGGCCGCCGAGGCCGAGGCCAAAGCGCAGCGCCGCGCCAAACGTCACGCCGCCAGCCCGCCCGCTGTGGCCGCCCCGCAAGCGCCCGAGCTCTCGCCAAGCGCCCTGCGTGCCAGTCGCGCCCGCCAGGCGGCGGCGCTCAAGCGCCTCGAGCGCAAGCTGGCCGCCGAGCAGGATGACGCTCAGCGCCAGGTCGTAGCCGATCAGCTAGCGGCGCAGCGCCAGAAACTGGACGAGCTCGACACCACGCTTGAACGCCTTTCCGGCGTCGCGCCCGCCACGACGACCGAGCCCAACGCCACGCGCCGCCACCAGAAGCGGCTGGCGCTCAAGGCCGCCGAGCAGTCGCTTCGCCACGTGCGCCAGCAGCTCGCTCACGCCAAGCGCCAGCAGGATAGCGCGGCGGTGCGCCAGGTCGAAGAGCAGCTCGACAAGGCCCAGCAGGTGGTCGATTCGGCCCGCGCGGCGCTCGATTCGGAAACGACTCCATGA